The genomic stretch ATCGGGTGCGATCAATTAATTGCGCTTCAGCCCCCGGTTCGCAGATGGCGAGCCCGAAAATGTACCGCTTTACAACGACCAACGTAAATCGGCAGCCCTCTCGCGCGCCAGAGTCTCAGAACAACCGTAGGTTCGCGCTTCAGCCGGTGCCTGCTCGTTGACCCTTCAAAAAAACCCTCCATATACTTGATCGCGATCATGCAGGGGGGAGTCGGGACAGGGGTTCGTCCCGACACAAAGAATGAAACACTCCAGGAGAATGAGCCGCCCGATCGGCAACTTCCGGATCGACTTCCACGGGCCGATTCCCCGCTCCATCTCGCACGCGACCGACTCGGGTCAATCGAATCGGCGTTCGCAAAGCCGACTCATCGGAGAGGGGATTGAACATGCGCATTGCCATCATCGGATGCGGCCACGCTGGCCGCCGTCACGCCGACCAGCTTCGCAAGATACCCGAAGCCCGCATCGTCGCATGTTGTGATAGCGACCAGGATTCCGTTCGCAAATTCGCCGACGAGCACGGCGCGCTCGCATTCACCAGCCTCGAATCACTACTCGCCGAACCGCTTGACGGCGTAACCGTCTGCACACCGCCCAATACACATGCGGAGATCGTGTCGGCCGCCATCGAACGCGATATAAAAGTGCTCTGCGAAAAGCCGCTCGCACCCAGCGTGGACGATTGCCTGCGAATTCCTCGCAGCGACCTGCTCGCATGTGCATTCAAATTCCGCCACCTTTCCGGTGCGGTCATGCTCCGTGACATGATCGCCCGCGGCGAATTGGGTGACATCACTCATGTACGCGGAACCGCCACCTCAGACGCGGACATGACCGGCAAGTGGTTCAGTAATCCTGAATGTTCCGGCGGCGGCGTGCTGCTCGACAATGGTGTACACATAGTGGATCTCGTCCATTTCGTTCTGGGCTCCGTCGAGGACGTCATCGCCCACACAACCGGCAGTTCGCGATCACTGGAAGTCGAAGAGTCCGCTTCCATGAAACTGCGACTCACACGAGGAGCCGGCGCCGACATTTTCGTAAGTTGGGAGTCACCCGCTCCGATGGCGCCGCTGATCGAGATTTTCGGCACCCGCGGTTACGCCCGGCTCGGTTATGAAATGCAGGCGTTCGATTCCCAACGAAAGCTCATCCGGCACGCTTCCGCGGAGGGCGTCGACATCTGGACCGAGGTCCTTGCCAATTTCGTTTCGTTCGTCGCCGGTCGCTCTCGGCCCAGTGCGGTCTATGAAGACGGATTTGCCGCTGTTGCGGTCACTGATGCGGCTTATCGCTCATTGCTGAGCAGACGCTGCGAAGAACCGGTACAGGCGCTGACTGTTTGATCTGACCATCATGCAACTGAACACGATCCTTTGGTTGAGCAATCGAGGGAGATTCCATGACACAGATTCGAAGCAGCATACTCTCCACGCCGATCAACATCGTTCCAAACGATGCCGACGCATCCGGACGATCATTCGGAGAAGAGGAAATCCGTCTGATTCGCGAAGCGCTTGATCGCGGCGTGCTGATCAGTCAGTACGGAACGATCGTGCCCGCTCTCGAGCGAGCCTTCGCCCAGTGGTGCGACATGCCGCACTGCACCGCGGTCTCATCCGGGACAGCCGCACTGCACACCGCAATCGCCGCCGTCGATCCGAAGCCGGGTGACGAGATCATCTCTTCGCCGATCACGGATATGGGAGCGGTGATGCCCATCCTCTATCAGGGCGCCATCCCGATCTTCGCCGACGTCGATCCCGAAACCTGCAACCTGACTGCCCAGACGATTGCGGCCCGCATCTCTCCTCGCACGCGGGCCATCATCGTGACACACCTCTTTGGACTGCCATGCGACATGGATCCGATCATGGCGCTGGCCCGGGAACACAACCTGATCGTGATTGAAGACGCAGCGCAGGCATTCGGTGCAACTTACCGAGGCCGGAAAATCGGGACAATCGGCGATATCGGCTGCTTCAGCCTCCAGCAGGGCAAGCACATCACCTGCGGCGAAGGTGGCCTCGTCGTCACGCGCGACCCGCAGCGGGCTCGATTCATGAAACTGTTCCACGACAAGGGTTGGGGATTCGGAGATGCACAGCCCGACCACGAATTTCTCGGCCTGAACTATCGAATGACCGAACTCCAGGGGGCCGTCGCCATGGCACAGCTCCCGAGACTCGATGAATTCGTCGCCAAACGGCGGGAACTGGCCGCCCGCCTGACGGCGAAGCTCTCGAATCTCGCGGGCCTGGTCTGTCCGCCGGATCATCACGAATGTACCCATGTGTACTGGCGATACTCGATTCGCCTGATCGACCCGCTCTCCAGCTTAGAGCTGGATGCCATGTCAAATGCACTGCGGCGGATCGGTGCCCGAACCGCACCTCGCTACACTCAGAAACTCGCGTTCGAATACGGTTTCCTCCGTGATCGAAAAATGTTCGGAAACAGCGGTTTCCCCTTCTTTGAAGCCGTCCGAGCCAACGGCGCCGATTTGCGATATGACCGCAGCGCCTATCCCGGAGCAGTCAACGGCCTCGAACATCTGCTTTGCATCGGCTGGAACGAGCGATACGACGAAAGCGTCGTCGACCTGATCGCAACAACAATCCAGCGCGCGATTAAAGGGAATCTCTCCTGAATCATCGGAGTCTTGGATTTGCCAGTGCAGGCTGACATGAATATTGCATTTCGCTCGTCACCGATGGCCACGGCTTCGACGCCTGAACAGGCCTTCTCCAATGTGCGATCGCGCCGGGATGCCCAACAGGCCGGCGCGACTCGGACCATCGGGGCGATCAGCATCGATATGGACACCCTGTCGGACTACGCACGGGGCTACGGATTTCAATCCCATCTCGCGGCGGACCCTGTCTACACGCACGGCCTCGTGCGATTCCTTGAAATCCTTGCGAAGCACGACATTCGCGCCACGCTCTTCGTCATTGCACGTGATGCGATGGTACCGGCACATGCAGCGATTCTCCGTCACGCAATCGAAGCCGGACACGAGATTGCCAATCACACGATGACCCATCCGCGCCGGCTGTCGGCGCTCTCGGATTCCGGTCGCCGAAGGGAAATTGTCGAGGCACACGACACGCTTTGCGAACTGGCTGGCCGGCGCATCGTCGGGTTTCGAGCGCCTTGCTACGACATCTGCCAAAAGACACTCAGGACTCTCGAACGCCTTGACTATCAATACGACTCGTCCGTGCATCCGTCGATGATTGCGCCGGTCATTGACCTGGCGGTGCTCATCAAATCTCGTTTTCGAAAATGGGATGTGCGGCCGGGCTCATACTGGCGGCTTTTATCACCTCTGCGCCCCCACCGGATTCGGCAGCAGGGCATTCTCGAACTGCCGCTCTCCGCGCTGCCCTATTCGCGACTGCCCTTCTATGGAACATGGGTGCAGTCAACCGGGATGACGGTGTTCAGAAAATCCCTGAGTTGGCTGCGTCGATTCAGCCTCCCGCTCAACTTCCACTTCCACGCCGTTGAACTCGTGGGGCTGAACGACACCGGAGTCGATCCGCGTTTCGCCGTGCATCCGGGAATGAAGCGAGACGTGGAGCGGCGGCTCGCGGACGTGGACGAGATGCTGTCGGCATTCACGGTTGGATACGAACTGAACACGCTCGAGTCAATGGCGTTGCGCTTCGAACGCAGCCTTAAATGAGTCGCAAGCCGAGGACATCGTAAGGATCGGGTCATCATGAAGACGCTCACGCTCATCCTGCCCTGTTACAACGAGGAAGACGCCCTGCCGCCGCTGTTCGAACGCCTGATTGATCTCAAGCGCGCGTTCGGCCCGGACGTGGCGCTCGATTTCCTTTTCGTCGACGATGGCAGCCGGGATCGAACTGCTGAAATTCTCAACAGCATGCCGCACGAATTGCGCCCGGCCGCTATCGTTCGGCATGAAATCAACCGGGGACTCGGCGGAGCGATCGCCACGGGCTTTCGTGAAGCGACCGGCGAATTCGTTGCCATCATGGACGTCGATTGCACCTACGACCCGATGTATCTCATTGACATGCTGCCGATGATGACAGACGGAATCGATGTGGTCACAGGTTCGGAATTCCATCCGCGCGGCAGCGTCGAAAATATATCTTGTTTCAGGCTCTTTCTCAGTCGAAATCTGTCTTTGCTCTATCGAATTGCCTTCTGGTCCAACCTGTACAGCTTTTCGTGCCTGCTTCGAATCTACAGACGCGAGATTCTTGCGCACATCATGCCGACAAGCCGCGGCTTCCTCAGTTGCACGGAAGTGCTCATCAGCGCCCATCGCAAGGGGTACAGGATCGTCGAATTCCCGCTCGTCCTCACCGAACGCCGGCACGGAGAATCGAAGATGCCCATCGTTCGATCCATCATCGATCACTGCGTTTTCATCGCCGGATCGCTGCTCGGTCGCGGACCAAAGCAGAACATCACCGAAGGAGGCGCAGCGTGAACATTGCCATTTTGGGGGGCGGAATTGCCGGCTTGTCGGCCGCGTGGAGGCT from Phycisphaerae bacterium encodes the following:
- a CDS encoding Gfo/Idh/MocA family oxidoreductase — translated: MNMRIAIIGCGHAGRRHADQLRKIPEARIVACCDSDQDSVRKFADEHGALAFTSLESLLAEPLDGVTVCTPPNTHAEIVSAAIERDIKVLCEKPLAPSVDDCLRIPRSDLLACAFKFRHLSGAVMLRDMIARGELGDITHVRGTATSDADMTGKWFSNPECSGGGVLLDNGVHIVDLVHFVLGSVEDVIAHTTGSSRSLEVEESASMKLRLTRGAGADIFVSWESPAPMAPLIEIFGTRGYARLGYEMQAFDSQRKLIRHASAEGVDIWTEVLANFVSFVAGRSRPSAVYEDGFAAVAVTDAAYRSLLSRRCEEPVQALTV
- a CDS encoding polysaccharide deacetylase family protein — encoded protein: MNIAFRSSPMATASTPEQAFSNVRSRRDAQQAGATRTIGAISIDMDTLSDYARGYGFQSHLAADPVYTHGLVRFLEILAKHDIRATLFVIARDAMVPAHAAILRHAIEAGHEIANHTMTHPRRLSALSDSGRRREIVEAHDTLCELAGRRIVGFRAPCYDICQKTLRTLERLDYQYDSSVHPSMIAPVIDLAVLIKSRFRKWDVRPGSYWRLLSPLRPHRIRQQGILELPLSALPYSRLPFYGTWVQSTGMTVFRKSLSWLRRFSLPLNFHFHAVELVGLNDTGVDPRFAVHPGMKRDVERRLADVDEMLSAFTVGYELNTLESMALRFERSLK
- a CDS encoding DegT/DnrJ/EryC1/StrS family aminotransferase; the protein is MTQIRSSILSTPINIVPNDADASGRSFGEEEIRLIREALDRGVLISQYGTIVPALERAFAQWCDMPHCTAVSSGTAALHTAIAAVDPKPGDEIISSPITDMGAVMPILYQGAIPIFADVDPETCNLTAQTIAARISPRTRAIIVTHLFGLPCDMDPIMALAREHNLIVIEDAAQAFGATYRGRKIGTIGDIGCFSLQQGKHITCGEGGLVVTRDPQRARFMKLFHDKGWGFGDAQPDHEFLGLNYRMTELQGAVAMAQLPRLDEFVAKRRELAARLTAKLSNLAGLVCPPDHHECTHVYWRYSIRLIDPLSSLELDAMSNALRRIGARTAPRYTQKLAFEYGFLRDRKMFGNSGFPFFEAVRANGADLRYDRSAYPGAVNGLEHLLCIGWNERYDESVVDLIATTIQRAIKGNLS
- a CDS encoding glycosyltransferase, which codes for MKTLTLILPCYNEEDALPPLFERLIDLKRAFGPDVALDFLFVDDGSRDRTAEILNSMPHELRPAAIVRHEINRGLGGAIATGFREATGEFVAIMDVDCTYDPMYLIDMLPMMTDGIDVVTGSEFHPRGSVENISCFRLFLSRNLSLLYRIAFWSNLYSFSCLLRIYRREILAHIMPTSRGFLSCTEVLISAHRKGYRIVEFPLVLTERRHGESKMPIVRSIIDHCVFIAGSLLGRGPKQNITEGGAA